Proteins from a single region of Theobroma cacao cultivar B97-61/B2 chromosome 10, Criollo_cocoa_genome_V2, whole genome shotgun sequence:
- the LOC18586192 gene encoding ABC transporter B family member 20 isoform X1 codes for MMISRGLFGWSPPHIQPLTPVSEVSEPPESPSPYLDTTAEAAAAAAAAQVEAEEEMEEAEEIEPPPAAVPFSRLFACADRLDWALMIVGSLAAAAHGTALVVYLHYFAKIVHVLGIGPPEQGQGGMEVPFERFKELASTIVYIAVGVFAAGWIEVSCWILTGERQTAVIRSRYVQVLLNQDMSFFDTYGNNGDIVSQVLSDVLLIQSALSEKVGNYIHNMATFFSGLIIGFVNCWEIALITLATGPFIVAAGGISNIFLHRLAENIQDAYAEAASIAEQAVSYIRTLYAFTNETLAKYSYATSLQATLRYGILISLVQGLGLGFTYGLAICSCALQLWVGRFLVTNDKADGGEIITALFAVILSGLGLNQAATNFYSFDQGRIAAYRLFEMISRSSSGSNQEGNNLPSVQGNIEFRNVYFSYLSRPEIPILSGFYLTVPAKKAVALVGRNGSGKSSIIPLMERFYDPTLGEVLLDAENIKNLKLEWLRSQIGLVTQEPALLSLSIKDNIAYGRHATFDQIEEAAKIAHAHTFISSLERGYETQVGRAGLALTEEQKIKLSIARAVLLNPTILLLDEVTGGLDFEAERSVQEALDLLMLGRSTIIIARRLSLIRNADYIAVMEEGQLVEMGTHDELLALDGLYAELLKCEEAAKLPRRMPVRNYKETSTFQIEKDSSSVHSFQESSSPKLIKSPSLQRVPGVFRPQDGAFNSQESPKAHSPPPEKMLENGLAADAGDKEPSIRRQDSFEMRLPELPKLDVLSTQRQKSNGSDPESPVSPLLTSDPKNERSHSQTFSRPHSHSDDIPVKVKEAKDAHHREAPSFWRLAQLSFAEWLYAVLGSIGAAIFGSFNPLLAYVIALIVTAYYRHEERNHLRDEVDKWCLIIACMGIVTVVANFLQHFYFGIMGEKMTERVRRMMFSAMLRNEVGWFDEEENTADTLSMRLANDATFVRAAFSNRLSIFIQDSAAVIVAILIGMLLHWRLALVAFATLPVLTVSAIAQKLWLAGFSRGIQEMHRKASLVLEDAVRNIYTVVAFCAGTKVMELYCLQLKKILKQSFFHGMAIGFAFGFSQFLLFACNALLLWCTALSVKKGYMDLPTAVKEYMVFSFATFALVEPFGLAPYILKRRKSLTSVFEIIDRVPKIEPDDNSALKPPNVYGSIELKNVDFCYPTRPEMLVLSNFSLKVNGGQTVAVVGVSGSGKSTIISLIERFYDPVAGQVLLDGRDLKLYNLRWLRNHLGLVQQEPIIFSTTIRENIIYARHNAREAEIKEAARIANAHHFISSLPHGYDTHVGMRGVDLTPGQKQRIAIARVVLKNAPILLLDEASSSIESESSRVVQEALDTLIMGNKTTILIAHRAAMMRHVDNIVVLNGGRIVEEGTHDSLVAKNGLYVRLMQPHFGKGLRQHRLV; via the exons ATGATGATATCGAGAGGCTTATTTGGGTGGTCACCACCACACATACAGCCGTTGACGCCGGTCTCGGAGGTTTCGGAGCCACCGGAATCTCCGTCGCCGTACTTGGATACGACTGCGGAAgcagctgctgctgctgcGGCGGCGCAGGTGGAGGCGGAGGAAGAGATGGAGGAGGCGGAAGAGATTGAGCCGCCTCCTGCTGCCGTCCCGTTCTCCAGACTCTTCGCCTGTGCCGACCGGCTTGATTGGGCTCTCATGATCGTCGGATCGCTTGCTGCTGCTGCTCATGGGACCGCTCTCGTTGTTTACTTGCATTATTTTGCGAAGATTGTTCATGTTCTTGGAATTGGGCCGCCAGAACAAGGCCAAGGTGGAATGGAGGTGCCGTTTGAGAGGTTTAAAGAG CTTGCTTCAACCATTGTTTATATTGCTGTGGGTGTTTTTGCTGCTGGCTGGATTG AGGTCTCATGCTGGATTCTGACGGGAGAGAGGCAGACTGCTGTCATCAGGTCAAGATATGTTCAAGTATTATTGAACCAAGATATGAGCTTTTTTGATACTTATGGGAATAATGGAGACATTGTGAGCCAAGTATTGAGTGATGTATTGCTCATCCAGTCTGCTCTTAGTGAAAAA GTTGGGAATTACATTCATAACATGGCTACGTTTTTCAGTGGTCTAATTATTGGTTTTGTCAACTGTTGGGAAATTGCCCTCATAACTCTAGCCACTGGTCCATTCATTGTTGCTGCTGGAGGCATATCCAATATATTTCTTCATAGGCTTGCTGAGAACATTCAAGATGCTTATGCCGAGGCAGCTAGTATTGCTGAACAG GCAGTCTCTTACATTAGGACCTTATATGCATTTACAAATGAAACTTTGGCCAAATATTCTTATGCAACCTCATTACAAGCAACTTTGAGATATGGTATATTGATTAGCCTTGTGCAAGGGCTTGGGCTGGGATTTACTTATGGGCTTGCAATATGTTCTTGTGCCTTACAGCTTTGGGTTGGAAGGTTCCTGGTCACAAATGACAAAGCTGATGGTGGTGAAATCATAACAGCTCTATTTGCTGTCATTTTAAGTGGCCT TGGGCTGAACCAAGCAGCAACCAATTTTTATTCCTTTGACCAAGGACGAATTGCTGCTTATAGACTTTTTGAGATGATTAGCCGGTCATCCTCTGGTTCTAATCAGGAGGGAAACAATTTACCATCCGTTCAAGGAAATATCGAATTTCGGAATGTATATTTTAGTTATCTGTCTCGACCTGAAATCCCTATATTGAGTGGATTTTACCTCACTGTACCTGCTAAAAAGGCTGTGGCACTTGTTGGCAGAAATGGCTCTGGGAAAAGCAGTATTATCCCACTCATGGAGCGGTTTTATGATCCTACATTAG GGGAAGTTCTTCTTGACGCAGAGAATATTAAAAACCTAAAGCTGGAGTGGCTGAGAAGCCAAATAGGACTTGTTACTCAGGAACCTGCCTTACTAAGTTTGAGcataaaagataatattgcTTATGGGCGACATGCTACATTTGATCAAATTGAAGAAGCAGCAAAAATAGCACATGCACATACATTTATTAGCTCACTTGAGAGAGGATATGAGACACAG GTGGGGAGGGCTGGCTTAGCATTGACAGAAGAACAGAAAATCAAACTTTCTATTGCTAGAGCAGTACTTTTGAACCCAACAATCCTTCTGCTTGATGAGGTTACCGGTGGACTTGATTTTGAAGCTGAAAGATCTGTTCAGGAAGCTCTAGATCTCCTCATGTTGGGACGCTCAACTATAATAATAGCTCGACGGCTTAGTCTCATAAGAAATGCTGATTATATAGCTGTGATGGAGGAGGGTCAGCTGGTTGAAATGGGTACACATGATGAGTTGCTAGCCCTTGATGGCTTGTATGCAGAGCTGCTTAAATGTGAAGAGGCCGCAAAACTTCCTAGGAG gATGCCAGTTAGGAACTACAAGGAGACTTCGACTTTCCAAATTGAAAAGGATTCTTCATCAGTTCACAGCTTCCAAGAATCTTCATCTCCAAAGTTGATCAAATCACCATCTCTCCAAAGAGTTCCTGGTGTATTTCGGCCCCAAGATGGTGCTTTTAACTCACAAGAATCACCTAAAGCTCATAGTCCGCCACCAGAGAAAATGCTGGAAAATGGTTTGGCTGCGGATGCTGGTGATAAGGAACCATCAATTAGGAGGCAGgatagttttgaaatgagaCTACCAGAGTTGCCCAAACTTGATGTTCTATCTACCCAACGGCAGAAATCAAACGGTTCAGACCCAGAATCCCCCGTATCACCCCTTCTGACTTCTGATCCTAAAAATGAACGTTCCCATTCTCAGACTTTTAGTCGGCCTCACAGTCACTCTGATGACATCCCAGTGAAAGTTAAGGAAGCAAAGGATGCGCATCATAGGGAAGCTCCATCTTTTTGGAGGTTGGCACAGCTTAGTTTTGCAGAGTGGCTCTATGCTGTGTTGGGAAGCATTGGTGCTGCAATCTTTGGCTCTTTCAATCCACTTCTTGCTTATGTTATTGCTTTAATTGTAACGGCTTATTATAGGCATGAGGAACGCAATCACTTACGAGATGAAGTAGACAAGTGGTGTTTGATAATTGCCTGTATGGGTATAGTGACTGTTGTTGCCAACTTTTTGCAACACTTCTACTTTGGCATCATGGGGGAAAAGATGACTGAACGGGTTCGCAGAATGATGTTTTCAG CAATGCTGCGCAATGAAGTTGGATGGTTTGATGAAGAAGAGAATACTGCTGACACCTTGTCCATGCGATTGGCAAATGATGCTACATTTGTACGGGCTGCTTTTAGCAACCGCCTTTCAATATTTATACAGGATAGTGCTGCTGTTATTGTTGCAATACTAATTGGGATGTTGCTACACTGGCGGTTGGCACTTGTGGCATTCGCAACTCTGCCAGTTCTAACTGTCTCTGCTATTGCGCAG AAACTATGGCTTGCTggattttctaggggaatccAAGAGATGCATAGGAAGGCATCATTGGTCCTTGAGGATGCGGTGAGAAACATTTACACTGTAGTAGCATTTTGTGCTGGTACTAAGGTCATGGAGCTCTACTGTCTGCAGCTgaagaaaatattgaaacaGAGTTTCTTTCATGGAATGGCAATAGGGTTTGCATTTGGCTTTTCacagtttcttctttttgccTGCAATGCTCTTCTACTTTGGTGCACTGCACTTTCTGTCAAAAAGGGCTATATGGATCTGCCTACAGCTGTCAAGGAGTACATGGTTTTCTCTTTTGCAACTTTTGCACTGGTGGAGCCATTTGGATTGGCTCCATACATACTTAAAAGGCGGAAATCACTCACTTCAGTGTTTGAAATTATTGACCGAGTCCCTAAAATTGAGCCAGATGATAACTCAGCATTGAAGCCACCTAATGTCTATGGAAGCATTGAGTTGAAAAATGTTGATTTCTGCTATCCTACTCGCCCAGAAATGTTGGTGTTGAGCAATTTTAGTCTTAAAGTCAATGGGGGACAAACTGTAGCTGTTGTTGGAGTTTCAGGATCTGGGAAGAGTACCATAATATCTCTGATTGAGAGATTCTATGATCCAGTTGCAGGTCAGGTTCTACTTGATGGGAGGGATTTGAAACTTTACAATTTGAGGTGGTTGAGGAACCACTTAGGTCTTGTTCAACAGGAACCCATTATTTTCTCAACAACTATCAGGGAAAACATTATATATGCAAGGCACAATGCTAGAGAAGCTGAGATCAAAGAGGCTGCAAGAATAGCTAATGCTCACCATTTTATTAGCAGCTTGCCCCATGGTTATGACACGCATGTAGGTATGAGGGGTGTGGATTTGACCCCGGGACAGAAACAAAGAATTGCTATTGCTCGAGTGGTGCTGAAGAATGCTCCCATCTTGTTATTGGATGAAGCTAGCTCGTCCATTGAATCTGAGTCAAGTCGAGTGGTGCAGGAGGCACTTGATACACTGATAATGGGGAACAAAACAACCATTTTGATAGCCCATAGAGCTGCAATGATGAGGCATGTTGACAACATTGTAGTACTTAATGGTGGTCGAATAGTTGAGGAAGGGACACATGATTCTTTGGTAGCGAAAAATGGCTTGTATGTTCGTTTAATGCAACCTCATTTCGGGAAGGGTTTGCGTCAGCACCGGCTGGTTTAG
- the LOC18586192 gene encoding ABC transporter B family member 20 isoform X2, translating to MYCSSSLLLVKKYVESHVASHVGNYIHNMATFFSGLIIGFVNCWEIALITLATGPFIVAAGGISNIFLHRLAENIQDAYAEAASIAEQAVSYIRTLYAFTNETLAKYSYATSLQATLRYGILISLVQGLGLGFTYGLAICSCALQLWVGRFLVTNDKADGGEIITALFAVILSGLGLNQAATNFYSFDQGRIAAYRLFEMISRSSSGSNQEGNNLPSVQGNIEFRNVYFSYLSRPEIPILSGFYLTVPAKKAVALVGRNGSGKSSIIPLMERFYDPTLGEVLLDAENIKNLKLEWLRSQIGLVTQEPALLSLSIKDNIAYGRHATFDQIEEAAKIAHAHTFISSLERGYETQVGRAGLALTEEQKIKLSIARAVLLNPTILLLDEVTGGLDFEAERSVQEALDLLMLGRSTIIIARRLSLIRNADYIAVMEEGQLVEMGTHDELLALDGLYAELLKCEEAAKLPRRMPVRNYKETSTFQIEKDSSSVHSFQESSSPKLIKSPSLQRVPGVFRPQDGAFNSQESPKAHSPPPEKMLENGLAADAGDKEPSIRRQDSFEMRLPELPKLDVLSTQRQKSNGSDPESPVSPLLTSDPKNERSHSQTFSRPHSHSDDIPVKVKEAKDAHHREAPSFWRLAQLSFAEWLYAVLGSIGAAIFGSFNPLLAYVIALIVTAYYRHEERNHLRDEVDKWCLIIACMGIVTVVANFLQHFYFGIMGEKMTERVRRMMFSAMLRNEVGWFDEEENTADTLSMRLANDATFVRAAFSNRLSIFIQDSAAVIVAILIGMLLHWRLALVAFATLPVLTVSAIAQKLWLAGFSRGIQEMHRKASLVLEDAVRNIYTVVAFCAGTKVMELYCLQLKKILKQSFFHGMAIGFAFGFSQFLLFACNALLLWCTALSVKKGYMDLPTAVKEYMVFSFATFALVEPFGLAPYILKRRKSLTSVFEIIDRVPKIEPDDNSALKPPNVYGSIELKNVDFCYPTRPEMLVLSNFSLKVNGGQTVAVVGVSGSGKSTIISLIERFYDPVAGQVLLDGRDLKLYNLRWLRNHLGLVQQEPIIFSTTIRENIIYARHNAREAEIKEAARIANAHHFISSLPHGYDTHVGMRGVDLTPGQKQRIAIARVVLKNAPILLLDEASSSIESESSRVVQEALDTLIMGNKTTILIAHRAAMMRHVDNIVVLNGGRIVEEGTHDSLVAKNGLYVRLMQPHFGKGLRQHRLV from the exons ATGTATTGCTCATCCAGTCTGCTCTTAGTGAAAAAGTACGTTGAGTCACATGTTGCTTCACAT GTTGGGAATTACATTCATAACATGGCTACGTTTTTCAGTGGTCTAATTATTGGTTTTGTCAACTGTTGGGAAATTGCCCTCATAACTCTAGCCACTGGTCCATTCATTGTTGCTGCTGGAGGCATATCCAATATATTTCTTCATAGGCTTGCTGAGAACATTCAAGATGCTTATGCCGAGGCAGCTAGTATTGCTGAACAG GCAGTCTCTTACATTAGGACCTTATATGCATTTACAAATGAAACTTTGGCCAAATATTCTTATGCAACCTCATTACAAGCAACTTTGAGATATGGTATATTGATTAGCCTTGTGCAAGGGCTTGGGCTGGGATTTACTTATGGGCTTGCAATATGTTCTTGTGCCTTACAGCTTTGGGTTGGAAGGTTCCTGGTCACAAATGACAAAGCTGATGGTGGTGAAATCATAACAGCTCTATTTGCTGTCATTTTAAGTGGCCT TGGGCTGAACCAAGCAGCAACCAATTTTTATTCCTTTGACCAAGGACGAATTGCTGCTTATAGACTTTTTGAGATGATTAGCCGGTCATCCTCTGGTTCTAATCAGGAGGGAAACAATTTACCATCCGTTCAAGGAAATATCGAATTTCGGAATGTATATTTTAGTTATCTGTCTCGACCTGAAATCCCTATATTGAGTGGATTTTACCTCACTGTACCTGCTAAAAAGGCTGTGGCACTTGTTGGCAGAAATGGCTCTGGGAAAAGCAGTATTATCCCACTCATGGAGCGGTTTTATGATCCTACATTAG GGGAAGTTCTTCTTGACGCAGAGAATATTAAAAACCTAAAGCTGGAGTGGCTGAGAAGCCAAATAGGACTTGTTACTCAGGAACCTGCCTTACTAAGTTTGAGcataaaagataatattgcTTATGGGCGACATGCTACATTTGATCAAATTGAAGAAGCAGCAAAAATAGCACATGCACATACATTTATTAGCTCACTTGAGAGAGGATATGAGACACAG GTGGGGAGGGCTGGCTTAGCATTGACAGAAGAACAGAAAATCAAACTTTCTATTGCTAGAGCAGTACTTTTGAACCCAACAATCCTTCTGCTTGATGAGGTTACCGGTGGACTTGATTTTGAAGCTGAAAGATCTGTTCAGGAAGCTCTAGATCTCCTCATGTTGGGACGCTCAACTATAATAATAGCTCGACGGCTTAGTCTCATAAGAAATGCTGATTATATAGCTGTGATGGAGGAGGGTCAGCTGGTTGAAATGGGTACACATGATGAGTTGCTAGCCCTTGATGGCTTGTATGCAGAGCTGCTTAAATGTGAAGAGGCCGCAAAACTTCCTAGGAG gATGCCAGTTAGGAACTACAAGGAGACTTCGACTTTCCAAATTGAAAAGGATTCTTCATCAGTTCACAGCTTCCAAGAATCTTCATCTCCAAAGTTGATCAAATCACCATCTCTCCAAAGAGTTCCTGGTGTATTTCGGCCCCAAGATGGTGCTTTTAACTCACAAGAATCACCTAAAGCTCATAGTCCGCCACCAGAGAAAATGCTGGAAAATGGTTTGGCTGCGGATGCTGGTGATAAGGAACCATCAATTAGGAGGCAGgatagttttgaaatgagaCTACCAGAGTTGCCCAAACTTGATGTTCTATCTACCCAACGGCAGAAATCAAACGGTTCAGACCCAGAATCCCCCGTATCACCCCTTCTGACTTCTGATCCTAAAAATGAACGTTCCCATTCTCAGACTTTTAGTCGGCCTCACAGTCACTCTGATGACATCCCAGTGAAAGTTAAGGAAGCAAAGGATGCGCATCATAGGGAAGCTCCATCTTTTTGGAGGTTGGCACAGCTTAGTTTTGCAGAGTGGCTCTATGCTGTGTTGGGAAGCATTGGTGCTGCAATCTTTGGCTCTTTCAATCCACTTCTTGCTTATGTTATTGCTTTAATTGTAACGGCTTATTATAGGCATGAGGAACGCAATCACTTACGAGATGAAGTAGACAAGTGGTGTTTGATAATTGCCTGTATGGGTATAGTGACTGTTGTTGCCAACTTTTTGCAACACTTCTACTTTGGCATCATGGGGGAAAAGATGACTGAACGGGTTCGCAGAATGATGTTTTCAG CAATGCTGCGCAATGAAGTTGGATGGTTTGATGAAGAAGAGAATACTGCTGACACCTTGTCCATGCGATTGGCAAATGATGCTACATTTGTACGGGCTGCTTTTAGCAACCGCCTTTCAATATTTATACAGGATAGTGCTGCTGTTATTGTTGCAATACTAATTGGGATGTTGCTACACTGGCGGTTGGCACTTGTGGCATTCGCAACTCTGCCAGTTCTAACTGTCTCTGCTATTGCGCAG AAACTATGGCTTGCTggattttctaggggaatccAAGAGATGCATAGGAAGGCATCATTGGTCCTTGAGGATGCGGTGAGAAACATTTACACTGTAGTAGCATTTTGTGCTGGTACTAAGGTCATGGAGCTCTACTGTCTGCAGCTgaagaaaatattgaaacaGAGTTTCTTTCATGGAATGGCAATAGGGTTTGCATTTGGCTTTTCacagtttcttctttttgccTGCAATGCTCTTCTACTTTGGTGCACTGCACTTTCTGTCAAAAAGGGCTATATGGATCTGCCTACAGCTGTCAAGGAGTACATGGTTTTCTCTTTTGCAACTTTTGCACTGGTGGAGCCATTTGGATTGGCTCCATACATACTTAAAAGGCGGAAATCACTCACTTCAGTGTTTGAAATTATTGACCGAGTCCCTAAAATTGAGCCAGATGATAACTCAGCATTGAAGCCACCTAATGTCTATGGAAGCATTGAGTTGAAAAATGTTGATTTCTGCTATCCTACTCGCCCAGAAATGTTGGTGTTGAGCAATTTTAGTCTTAAAGTCAATGGGGGACAAACTGTAGCTGTTGTTGGAGTTTCAGGATCTGGGAAGAGTACCATAATATCTCTGATTGAGAGATTCTATGATCCAGTTGCAGGTCAGGTTCTACTTGATGGGAGGGATTTGAAACTTTACAATTTGAGGTGGTTGAGGAACCACTTAGGTCTTGTTCAACAGGAACCCATTATTTTCTCAACAACTATCAGGGAAAACATTATATATGCAAGGCACAATGCTAGAGAAGCTGAGATCAAAGAGGCTGCAAGAATAGCTAATGCTCACCATTTTATTAGCAGCTTGCCCCATGGTTATGACACGCATGTAGGTATGAGGGGTGTGGATTTGACCCCGGGACAGAAACAAAGAATTGCTATTGCTCGAGTGGTGCTGAAGAATGCTCCCATCTTGTTATTGGATGAAGCTAGCTCGTCCATTGAATCTGAGTCAAGTCGAGTGGTGCAGGAGGCACTTGATACACTGATAATGGGGAACAAAACAACCATTTTGATAGCCCATAGAGCTGCAATGATGAGGCATGTTGACAACATTGTAGTACTTAATGGTGGTCGAATAGTTGAGGAAGGGACACATGATTCTTTGGTAGCGAAAAATGGCTTGTATGTTCGTTTAATGCAACCTCATTTCGGGAAGGGTTTGCGTCAGCACCGGCTGGTTTAG